The proteins below are encoded in one region of Microbispora sp. NBC_01189:
- a CDS encoding wax ester/triacylglycerol synthase family O-acyltransferase, with protein MAQQVSAFDAQFLNFETPTNLAHIAALTILDPSDRPGGAPTREELIALLRRRLHLAPPLRRRLVEVPFGLDHPYWAEDREVDFDYHVRELALPPPGDEHKLAEQVARLHGRRLDRGRPLWELYLIHGLAEGRMAVYTKVHHAAVDGVTGAEVLAALMDFGPQVSDTPPPEDAAEPQRAPDVVEMVVRGVARVLDNPLALLRFVAEAVPRLDEVPFVAQLPGVGRVSRFVRSIGSDADVNPPELPRMVVPRTPFSGPISEHRRFAFGELPLDEVKRVKNAFGVTVNDVVMAMCATALRRWLASRDELPRQPLVAGIPVSTRGQALNGSAANEVMLTMTSLPTNTADPGERLRSVNRSMRLVKERLAAAPAAWLLEFSQAMPAALSALAARSAFRIASRRAPAMNLMISNVPGPQSPLYVCGARVVALHPMSVITDVSGGVNITVFSYDGRLDFGIVADRDMVPDVWNLIDYLRDSLAEYGAMAGPAEPPVPQPRRRGRKDAEESAGKSAGKSVGKSVGKSVGKSVGKSVGKDTETTERPPKAGRTARTGKPAG; from the coding sequence ATGGCACAGCAAGTCAGCGCCTTCGACGCGCAGTTCCTCAACTTCGAGACGCCCACGAATCTCGCGCACATCGCGGCGCTCACGATTCTCGACCCGTCGGACAGGCCGGGCGGCGCGCCGACCCGTGAGGAACTGATCGCGCTGCTCCGGCGGAGGCTCCACCTCGCACCGCCGCTGCGCAGGCGGCTGGTCGAGGTGCCCTTCGGGCTCGACCACCCATACTGGGCGGAGGACCGGGAGGTCGACTTCGACTACCACGTGCGAGAGCTGGCGCTGCCTCCTCCGGGCGACGAGCACAAGCTGGCCGAGCAGGTCGCCCGGCTGCACGGGAGGCGGCTCGACCGGGGGCGTCCGCTGTGGGAGCTCTACCTGATCCACGGCCTCGCCGAGGGCCGGATGGCGGTCTACACGAAGGTCCATCACGCCGCCGTGGACGGGGTCACCGGAGCGGAGGTGCTGGCGGCGCTGATGGATTTCGGGCCGCAGGTGTCCGACACGCCTCCCCCGGAGGACGCGGCCGAGCCGCAGCGGGCCCCCGACGTGGTGGAGATGGTGGTCAGGGGCGTCGCGCGGGTGCTGGACAACCCGCTGGCCCTGCTGCGTTTCGTCGCCGAGGCGGTGCCCCGGCTGGACGAGGTGCCGTTCGTCGCCCAGCTTCCGGGGGTGGGGCGGGTCTCGCGGTTCGTCCGGAGCATCGGCTCCGACGCCGACGTGAACCCGCCGGAGTTGCCCCGGATGGTGGTGCCGCGCACGCCGTTCTCCGGGCCGATCTCGGAGCATCGGCGCTTCGCCTTCGGCGAGCTGCCGCTGGACGAGGTCAAGCGGGTCAAGAACGCCTTCGGCGTGACCGTGAACGACGTCGTCATGGCGATGTGCGCGACGGCGTTGCGGCGCTGGCTGGCCAGCCGGGACGAGCTGCCCCGTCAGCCGCTGGTGGCCGGGATCCCGGTCTCCACCCGGGGTCAGGCGCTCAACGGCTCGGCCGCCAACGAGGTCATGCTGACCATGACCAGCCTGCCCACCAACACGGCCGACCCCGGTGAGCGGCTGCGGTCGGTGAACCGCTCGATGAGACTGGTCAAGGAACGGCTCGCCGCAGCGCCGGCGGCCTGGCTCCTGGAGTTCAGCCAGGCGATGCCGGCCGCGCTGAGCGCGCTGGCCGCCAGGTCGGCCTTCCGGATCGCCTCGCGCCGGGCTCCCGCGATGAACCTGATGATCTCCAACGTGCCGGGCCCGCAGTCACCGCTGTACGTGTGCGGGGCGCGGGTCGTCGCGCTCCATCCGATGTCGGTGATCACGGATGTCAGCGGCGGCGTGAACATCACCGTGTTCTCCTACGACGGCCGGCTCGACTTCGGCATCGTCGCCGACCGTGACATGGTGCCCGACGTCTGGAACCTCATCGACTACCTGCGGGACTCGCTCGCCGAGTACGGCGCGATGGCCGGCCCCGCCGAACCGCCCGTCCCCCAACCACGCCGGCGGGGAAGGAAGGACGCGGAGGAGTCCGCCGGGAAGTCCGCCGGGAAGTCCGTCGGGAAGTCCGTCGGGAAGTCCGTCGGGAAGTCCGTCGGGAAGTCCGTCGGGAAGGACACGGAGACGACCGAGAGGCCCCCTAAGGCAGGCAGGACCGCCAGGACCGGGAAACCGGCCGGCTGA
- a CDS encoding serine/threonine-protein kinase: MGEAGGPLVPGYEMLGILGQGGFGVVYRARQLAVGREVALKVDNRVLVSDRDRRRFMREVTSAGALSGHPHVADVYDAGVLGDGRPYMVLELCPNGSLADRLRDGGPLGPREVRDIGVRIADALAAAHALGVLHRDVKPANILVNSYGMVALSDFGLATMPGAGGAVPGEVSVTRESLTPAYAPPEAFDLTEPTAAGDVYSLAATLYALLHGRPPRFPEHGVVNIAVVMALHRLPIPDIPGVPAALTAVLRHGMASDPAQRIRTAAGLRDALSALAPDGSAGNPHPPNVHRPNVHPPNDHNGNAHLGIAQTGNAQTGNDRLAYGRPGHVARPHAHPGVRAHTQAPASLPGVGPGPGPAPVPRGLHQAPTLPPRPAPAVSRQSMVFGMVAAVFALLLAAGLVALLLESGQGQGTFPRPGSAPARSVQGGAVGGAG; the protein is encoded by the coding sequence GTGGGCGAGGCGGGCGGGCCGCTGGTGCCGGGCTACGAGATGCTCGGCATCCTGGGCCAGGGCGGCTTCGGCGTCGTGTACAGGGCCAGGCAGCTCGCGGTGGGCCGGGAGGTCGCGCTCAAGGTCGACAACCGGGTGCTCGTCTCCGACCGCGACCGGCGCAGGTTCATGCGGGAGGTCACCTCGGCCGGGGCGCTGTCGGGCCATCCGCACGTGGCCGACGTGTACGACGCCGGGGTGCTCGGCGACGGCAGGCCGTACATGGTGCTGGAGTTGTGCCCGAACGGGTCGCTCGCCGACCGGCTGCGCGACGGCGGGCCGCTCGGCCCCCGTGAGGTGCGCGACATCGGCGTCCGGATCGCCGACGCGCTGGCCGCCGCCCACGCCCTGGGCGTGCTGCACCGCGACGTCAAGCCCGCCAACATCCTGGTCAACTCGTACGGCATGGTCGCGCTCTCGGACTTCGGCCTCGCCACCATGCCGGGGGCGGGCGGAGCCGTCCCGGGCGAGGTGTCGGTGACCCGCGAGTCCCTCACCCCGGCGTACGCCCCTCCGGAGGCGTTCGACCTGACCGAACCGACGGCCGCGGGAGACGTGTACTCGCTCGCCGCCACGCTGTACGCCCTGCTGCACGGCAGGCCGCCGCGGTTTCCCGAGCACGGCGTGGTGAACATCGCGGTCGTCATGGCCCTGCACCGGCTGCCGATCCCCGACATTCCCGGCGTGCCGGCCGCGCTCACCGCCGTCCTGCGCCACGGCATGGCGAGCGATCCGGCCCAGCGGATCAGGACCGCCGCCGGACTGCGCGACGCGCTGTCGGCCCTCGCCCCCGACGGCTCCGCCGGAAACCCCCACCCCCCGAACGTTCACCGCCCGAACGTTCACCCCCCGAACGACCACAACGGAAACGCCCACCTGGGGATCGCGCAGACGGGGAACGCACAGACGGGGAACGACCGCTTGGCCTACGGCAGGCCGGGCCACGTCGCGCGTCCGCACGCACACCCAGGCGTCCGCGCGCACACCCAGGCGCCCGCCTCCCTGCCGGGGGTCGGGCCGGGCCCCGGGCCGGCACCGGTGCCACGCGGCCTCCACCAGGCTCCCACGCTGCCGCCCCGCCCGGCACCGGCGGTGTCGCGGCAGTCGATGGTGTTCGGCATGGTCGCCGCCGTCTTCGCCCTGCTGCTGGCGGCCGGGCTCGTGGCCCTGCTGCTGGAGAGCGGCCAGGGCCAGGGAACCTTCCCCCGCCCCGGCAGCGCCCCCGCCAGGAGCGTCCAGGGGGGCGCGGTGGGCGGCGCCGGCTGA
- a CDS encoding TetR family transcriptional regulator has translation MTGGREGGTGERGRSPERRRDLLDAADRVIRREGPQASMAAIAAEAGITKPILYRHFGDKSGLYQALAERHTRVVIDLLRPEFASAVADPRERARATVDAYLETISANPNLYRFLFHRASAEDSRTHSRMAAIVRGVGEELGAVLAEAGVADAARARVLGHAFVGMVQAIGDWWLENPGLDRDTVVDGLAGVIAGALTS, from the coding sequence ATGACGGGCGGCAGGGAGGGCGGGACGGGGGAGCGTGGCCGGAGTCCGGAGCGGCGCAGGGACCTGCTCGACGCGGCCGACCGGGTGATCCGCCGGGAGGGCCCGCAGGCGTCGATGGCCGCGATCGCGGCGGAGGCGGGCATCACCAAGCCGATCCTCTACCGTCACTTCGGCGACAAGAGCGGCCTCTACCAGGCGCTCGCGGAGCGCCACACCCGCGTCGTGATCGACCTGCTGCGCCCCGAGTTCGCCTCGGCGGTGGCCGATCCCCGCGAGCGGGCCAGGGCCACGGTCGACGCCTACCTGGAGACCATCTCGGCCAACCCCAACCTCTACCGGTTCCTCTTCCACCGGGCGAGCGCGGAGGACAGCCGCACCCACTCGCGGATGGCCGCCATCGTCCGCGGCGTCGGCGAGGAACTGGGTGCGGTGCTCGCCGAGGCGGGGGTGGCCGACGCGGCGCGGGCACGGGTGCTCGGGCACGCGTTCGTCGGCATGGTCCAGGCGATCGGCGACTGGTGGCTGGAGAACCCCGGGCTCGACCGCGACACGGTCGTGGACGGCCTCGCCGGCGTCATCGCCGGGGCGCTCACGTCCTGA
- a CDS encoding MFS transporter, protein MAVANQSRAGASPQPASSSRYRWIALSNTTLGVLMVTINQSIVLIALPDVFRGIHLNPLDPGNTGYLLWMMMGFMVVTAVLVVMFGRLGDMFGRVRMYNLGFAVFSLCSIMLSLTWMDGDAGAMWLIGWRIVQGVGGALLFANSTAILTDAFPVRQRGTALGINSIAAIAGSFLGLVVGGVLAPVNWKAIFLVSVPFGVFGTIWAYLKLRDNGVRRRARMDWWGNATFAVGLISLLVGITYGIQPYGTGVMGWGNPWVIAALAGGVLLLALFAWIETRVAEPLFRLTLFRQRAFLAGNIASLLTALGRGGLQFMLIIWLQGIWLPLHGYSFEETPLWAGIYMIPLTVGFLLSAPVSGWLSDRFGPRMFTVGGALVTAASFYALMTLPTDFGYGVFALLILINGVGSGLFSSPNRAEIMNAVPAESRGVGAGMTATFQNSSMVLSIGVFFSLMIAGLAQSLPHTMHDELVAQGVPAAQAEGIAQLPPIAVLFAAFLGYNPFRELLGGVLDRLPDGGAHLTGKEFFPHLIAGPFHQGLVIAFWFAVAACLVAALSSLLTGRLGRGHRAAAHETLGSELAAVSGEAGLAGNELVIPDEEFDARRAAAPDAREPRP, encoded by the coding sequence GTGGCCGTAGCGAACCAGTCCCGGGCGGGGGCGTCGCCGCAGCCGGCGTCGTCCTCGCGGTACAGGTGGATCGCGCTGTCCAACACCACTCTCGGCGTCCTGATGGTGACGATCAACCAGTCCATCGTCCTGATCGCCCTCCCGGACGTCTTCCGGGGCATCCACCTCAACCCGCTCGACCCGGGCAACACGGGTTACCTGCTGTGGATGATGATGGGCTTCATGGTCGTCACGGCCGTCCTGGTCGTGATGTTCGGCCGCCTGGGCGACATGTTCGGCCGGGTCCGCATGTACAACCTGGGCTTCGCGGTCTTCAGCCTGTGCTCGATCATGCTGTCGCTGACCTGGATGGACGGCGACGCCGGGGCCATGTGGCTGATTGGCTGGCGCATCGTGCAGGGCGTCGGCGGCGCCCTGCTGTTCGCCAACTCGACGGCGATCCTGACTGACGCCTTCCCCGTGCGCCAGCGCGGCACCGCGCTCGGCATCAACTCCATCGCCGCCATCGCGGGCTCCTTCCTCGGCCTGGTCGTCGGCGGCGTCCTCGCGCCGGTCAACTGGAAGGCGATCTTCCTGGTCTCCGTGCCGTTCGGGGTGTTCGGCACGATCTGGGCGTACCTGAAACTGCGCGATAACGGGGTGCGGCGCCGGGCCCGGATGGACTGGTGGGGCAACGCGACCTTCGCCGTCGGCCTGATCTCACTGCTGGTCGGCATCACCTACGGCATCCAGCCGTACGGGACCGGCGTGATGGGCTGGGGCAACCCCTGGGTGATCGCCGCGCTCGCCGGAGGGGTGCTGCTGCTCGCGCTGTTCGCCTGGATCGAGACCAGGGTGGCCGAGCCGCTGTTCCGGCTCACCTTGTTCCGGCAGCGCGCGTTCCTCGCGGGCAACATCGCCAGCCTGCTCACGGCGCTCGGACGCGGCGGCCTGCAGTTCATGCTGATCATCTGGCTGCAGGGCATCTGGCTGCCGCTGCACGGATACAGCTTCGAGGAGACGCCCCTGTGGGCGGGCATCTACATGATCCCGCTGACCGTGGGCTTCCTGCTGTCGGCGCCGGTCTCCGGCTGGCTGTCGGACCGGTTCGGCCCGCGCATGTTCACCGTGGGCGGCGCGCTGGTCACGGCCGCGAGCTTCTACGCGCTGATGACCCTGCCGACCGACTTCGGCTACGGCGTGTTCGCGCTGCTGATCCTGATCAACGGGGTGGGCTCCGGCCTGTTCTCCTCGCCCAACCGGGCGGAGATCATGAACGCGGTCCCGGCGGAGTCGCGCGGCGTGGGCGCGGGCATGACCGCGACCTTCCAGAACTCCTCGATGGTGCTGTCGATCGGCGTCTTCTTCAGTCTGATGATCGCCGGTCTGGCGCAGTCGCTGCCGCACACCATGCACGACGAGCTCGTCGCCCAGGGTGTGCCCGCGGCGCAGGCCGAGGGCATCGCGCAGCTGCCGCCGATCGCCGTGCTGTTCGCGGCGTTCCTCGGCTACAACCCGTTCCGCGAGCTCCTCGGCGGGGTCCTCGACCGGCTGCCCGACGGCGGCGCCCACCTGACCGGCAAGGAGTTCTTCCCGCACCTCATCGCGGGTCCCTTCCACCAGGGCCTGGTCATCGCCTTCTGGTTCGCCGTGGCCGCGTGCCTGGTGGCCGCCCTGTCGTCGCTGCTGACCGGCCGCCTCGGCCGCGGCCACCGCGCCGCCGCGCACGAGACGCTCGGCTCGGAGCTGGCCGCGGTCTCGGGCGAGGCGGGCCTGGCCGGCAACGAGCTGGTGATCCCGGACGAGGAGTTCGACGCCCGCCGGGCGGCCGCCCCGGACGCGCGGGAACCCCGGCCCTGA
- a CDS encoding beta-L-arabinofuranosidase domain-containing protein translates to MPSPSLSRRQLLQAAGVAVVASTAGGVAGASAAAAAVAPARPDIGVSAYPFELGQVRLTTSRWLDNQNRTLSYLQFVDVNRMLYNFRANHRLSTNGAATNGGWDAPSFPFRTHMQGHLLTAWAQAYAVLGDTTCRDKATTMVAELAKCQANNGAAGFNTGYLSGFPESDFTALEARTLSNGNVPYYCIHKTLTGLLDVWRLIGSTQARDVLLALAGWVDWRTSRLSSSQMQNMLGTEFGGMNAVLTDIYQQTGDARWLTVAQRFDHAAVFNPLASNQDQLNGLHANTQVPKWIGAAREYKATGTTRYRDIAVNAWNFTTGAHTYAIGGNSQAEHFRAPNAIAGYLNNDTCEHCNSVNMLNLTRELWTLNPDRVAYVDFYEQALLNHVIGAQNPADGHGHITYFTPLNPGGRRGVGPAWGGGTWSTDYNSFWCCQGTGVEVNTRLMDSIYFYNGTTLTVNLFMPSTLNWTQRGITVTQTTSYPASDTTTLQVTGNVSGSWSMRVRIPSWASGATISVNGAQQDVAAAPGTYAVLTRSWTSGDTVTVRLPMRVIMKAANDNANVAAVTYGPVVLSGNYGNTSLSALPSLNTSSITRTNTTALAFTATANGSTVNLGPFYDAHGYNYTVYWNASGQGNGGTGSYRLVNAASGLVLGIQNMSTADGGLALQWTDNGTADHNWVMVTDGNAVRFRNVNSGKVLGVENMSTADGARVLQWADNGTADHRWTLVDNGDGTYKIRNVNSGKLLGIQNNSTANGAQAVQDSDNGTADNRWRLVANN, encoded by the coding sequence ATGCCGTCCCCGTCGCTCAGCCGCCGTCAGCTGCTGCAGGCGGCCGGTGTCGCCGTCGTCGCGTCCACCGCCGGCGGGGTCGCCGGCGCCTCGGCGGCGGCCGCCGCGGTCGCGCCGGCCCGGCCCGACATCGGCGTCTCGGCGTACCCCTTCGAGCTGGGCCAGGTGCGGCTGACGACCAGCCGCTGGCTGGACAACCAGAACCGCACGCTCTCCTATCTGCAGTTCGTCGACGTCAACCGGATGCTGTACAACTTCCGGGCCAACCACAGGCTGTCCACCAACGGCGCCGCCACGAACGGCGGGTGGGACGCCCCGTCGTTCCCGTTCCGCACCCACATGCAGGGCCACCTCCTCACCGCGTGGGCCCAGGCGTACGCCGTGCTCGGCGACACCACCTGCCGGGACAAGGCCACCACCATGGTCGCCGAGCTGGCCAAGTGCCAGGCGAACAACGGGGCCGCCGGGTTCAACACCGGCTACCTGTCCGGCTTCCCCGAGTCGGACTTCACCGCCCTCGAAGCCCGCACGCTGAGCAACGGCAACGTCCCGTACTACTGCATCCACAAGACCCTGACGGGCCTGCTCGACGTGTGGCGCCTCATCGGCAGCACCCAGGCGCGCGACGTGCTGCTGGCACTCGCCGGCTGGGTCGACTGGCGGACGAGCAGGCTGAGCAGCAGCCAGATGCAGAACATGCTGGGCACCGAGTTCGGCGGGATGAACGCGGTGCTGACCGACATCTACCAGCAGACGGGCGACGCGCGGTGGCTCACCGTCGCGCAGCGGTTCGACCACGCCGCCGTGTTCAACCCCCTGGCCTCGAACCAGGACCAGCTGAACGGCCTCCACGCCAACACCCAGGTGCCCAAGTGGATCGGCGCGGCCCGGGAGTACAAGGCCACCGGCACGACCCGTTACCGGGACATCGCCGTCAACGCCTGGAACTTCACCACCGGCGCGCACACCTACGCGATCGGCGGCAACAGCCAGGCCGAGCACTTCCGGGCGCCCAACGCGATCGCCGGGTATCTCAACAACGACACCTGCGAGCACTGCAACAGCGTCAACATGCTCAACCTGACCCGCGAACTGTGGACGCTCAACCCCGACCGGGTCGCGTACGTGGACTTCTACGAGCAGGCGCTGCTCAACCACGTCATCGGCGCGCAGAACCCGGCCGACGGCCACGGGCACATCACCTACTTCACCCCGCTCAACCCGGGCGGCCGCCGCGGGGTGGGCCCGGCGTGGGGCGGCGGCACGTGGAGCACCGACTACAACTCGTTCTGGTGCTGCCAGGGGACGGGGGTGGAGGTCAACACGAGGCTGATGGACTCCATCTACTTCTACAACGGCACCACGCTGACGGTGAACCTGTTCATGCCGTCGACGCTGAACTGGACCCAGCGCGGCATCACGGTCACCCAGACGACCTCCTATCCGGCGAGTGACACCACGACGCTGCAGGTCACCGGCAACGTGAGCGGCTCGTGGTCGATGCGCGTCCGCATCCCGTCGTGGGCCTCCGGCGCCACGATCAGCGTGAACGGCGCCCAGCAGGACGTGGCCGCCGCCCCCGGCACGTACGCCGTCCTCACCCGGTCGTGGACCTCCGGCGACACCGTCACCGTAAGGCTGCCCATGCGGGTGATCATGAAGGCGGCCAACGACAACGCCAACGTCGCGGCGGTCACCTACGGGCCGGTCGTGCTGTCGGGCAACTACGGCAACACCTCGCTGTCGGCGCTGCCCTCCCTGAACACCTCGTCGATCACCCGCACCAACACCACGGCGCTCGCCTTCACGGCCACGGCCAACGGCTCGACCGTCAACCTCGGCCCGTTCTACGACGCCCACGGCTACAACTACACCGTCTACTGGAACGCCAGCGGGCAGGGCAACGGCGGGACGGGAAGCTACCGGCTGGTCAACGCGGCCAGCGGCCTGGTCCTCGGCATCCAGAACATGTCCACGGCGGACGGCGGTCTCGCGCTGCAGTGGACCGACAACGGCACCGCGGACCACAACTGGGTGATGGTGACCGACGGCAACGCCGTGCGGTTCCGCAACGTCAACAGCGGCAAGGTGCTGGGCGTGGAGAACATGTCCACCGCCGACGGCGCCCGCGTCCTGCAGTGGGCCGACAACGGCACCGCCGACCACCGGTGGACTCTGGTCGACAACGGCGACGGAACCTACAAGATCCGCAACGTGAACAGCGGCAAGCTGCTCGGCATCCAGAACAACTCGACCGCCAACGGCGCCCAGGCCGTCCAGGACTCCGACAACGGAACCGCCGACAACCGGTGGCGACTGGTGGCCAACAACTAG
- the mctP gene encoding monocarboxylate uptake permease MctP has product MKTTEIVIFTLLFLLVSGLGFVAARWRRPDDLANLDEWGLGGRGFGGWITWFLVGGDLYTAYTFVAVPALVFGAGAMGFYAVPYTVIVYPMVMLVLVRLWSVSHVHNLVTPADFVRVRFGSPTLALLVAITGIVATMPYIALQLIGIEAVLKTMGVTGDLPLVIAFAILAAYTYQSGLRAPALIAFVKDSLIYLVILVAIVYIPAKLGGWGSIFDAARAKFDATPAPGDGITLNANNQLQYVTLALGSALALFLYPHSVTGILASRDRNVIKRNMSALPAYSLLLGLIALLGYMAIAAGVTPIGKDNNTITPQLFDKLFPDWFAGVAFAAIGIGALVPAAIMSIAAANLFARNIYREYLNRDATPAQEARVSKIASLVVKVGAVLVILGIDPQFSIDLQLIGGVIILQTLPSVGLGLYTRWFHRVGLIAGWAAGMAAGMLLLYNIANPATKHEHFGGSAFPLERLGFDTKITIYAGFLALIVNLVAAVLGTLVARALRSADGPDGTRPEDYFADKGDPRVHELETTAPAS; this is encoded by the coding sequence GTGAAGACCACCGAGATCGTCATCTTCACGCTCCTGTTCCTGCTCGTCAGCGGCCTGGGCTTCGTGGCCGCGCGCTGGCGCCGCCCCGACGACCTCGCGAACCTGGACGAGTGGGGCCTCGGCGGGCGCGGCTTCGGCGGCTGGATCACCTGGTTCCTGGTCGGCGGCGACCTCTACACGGCCTACACGTTCGTGGCCGTACCCGCCCTGGTCTTCGGCGCCGGCGCCATGGGGTTCTACGCCGTGCCGTACACCGTGATCGTGTATCCCATGGTGATGCTCGTGCTGGTGCGGCTGTGGTCGGTCTCGCACGTGCACAACCTCGTCACCCCGGCCGATTTCGTCCGGGTCCGCTTCGGCTCCCCCACGCTGGCCCTGCTGGTCGCGATCACCGGCATCGTCGCGACGATGCCGTACATCGCGCTGCAACTCATCGGCATCGAGGCGGTGCTGAAGACGATGGGCGTGACCGGCGATCTGCCGCTGGTCATCGCGTTCGCGATCCTCGCGGCCTACACCTACCAGTCCGGGCTGCGGGCGCCCGCGCTGATCGCGTTCGTCAAGGACTCGCTGATCTACCTGGTGATCCTGGTCGCGATCGTCTACATCCCGGCCAAGCTGGGCGGCTGGGGGTCGATCTTCGACGCCGCCAGGGCGAAGTTCGACGCGACCCCCGCGCCCGGCGACGGCATCACGCTCAACGCGAACAACCAGCTGCAGTACGTCACGCTGGCCCTCGGCTCGGCGCTGGCGCTGTTCCTCTATCCCCACAGCGTCACCGGCATCCTCGCCTCCCGCGACCGGAACGTGATCAAGCGGAACATGTCGGCCCTGCCGGCCTACAGCCTGCTGCTCGGCCTGATCGCGCTGCTCGGCTACATGGCGATCGCGGCCGGGGTCACGCCGATCGGCAAGGACAACAACACGATCACACCGCAGCTGTTCGACAAGCTGTTCCCCGACTGGTTCGCCGGGGTCGCGTTCGCGGCCATCGGCATCGGCGCGCTCGTGCCCGCGGCCATCATGTCGATCGCGGCGGCCAACCTGTTCGCCCGCAACATCTACCGGGAGTACCTCAACCGGGACGCCACCCCGGCGCAGGAGGCCAGGGTCAGCAAGATCGCGTCACTGGTCGTGAAGGTCGGCGCGGTGCTGGTCATCCTGGGCATCGACCCGCAGTTCTCGATCGACCTCCAGCTGATCGGCGGCGTGATCATCCTGCAGACGCTGCCGTCGGTGGGTCTCGGCCTCTACACCCGCTGGTTCCACCGCGTCGGCCTGATCGCGGGCTGGGCCGCGGGCATGGCGGCCGGGATGCTGCTGCTCTACAACATCGCCAACCCCGCCACCAAGCACGAGCACTTCGGCGGCTCGGCCTTCCCCCTGGAGAGGCTCGGCTTCGACACCAAGATCACGATCTACGCCGGGTTCCTCGCGCTGATCGTCAACCTGGTCGCCGCCGTGCTCGGGACCCTCGTGGCCCGCGCGCTCAGGAGCGCCGACGGCCCCGACGGGACCCGGCCGGAGGACTACTTCGCCGACAAGGGCGACCCGCGCGTCCACGAACTGGAGACCACCGCGCCCGCGTCCTGA
- a CDS encoding DUF3311 domain-containing protein, translated as MTTPDRRDGRSGAPTGDRSPLNWLLLLPIAIPLLPPLFNAVEPRLFGIPLFYWLQLAFIVLGVTTTTLVYRATRRNR; from the coding sequence TTGACGACTCCCGATCGCCGCGATGGTCGCAGCGGCGCCCCCACCGGCGACCGCAGCCCGCTGAACTGGCTGTTGCTGCTCCCCATCGCGATCCCGCTCCTCCCGCCCCTGTTCAACGCCGTGGAACCGCGCCTGTTCGGCATCCCGCTGTTCTACTGGCTGCAACTCGCCTTCATCGTGCTCGGTGTCACCACGACCACCCTCGTCTACCGCGCGACGAGGAGGAACCGGTGA